One Ignavibacteria bacterium genomic region harbors:
- a CDS encoding YitT family protein, whose translation MNPLWTNIIARTVLRNKTTPIEQYSQYRTAKKFRELKITTVRWIKDFILILFGILSATFGLEGFLLPNEFIDGGVTGISLLITELTSLPLYVLLLTINIPFVFLGYRVVGLQFAIKTALAITGLALSVAVFSFPEVTQEKLLVAVFGGFFLGAGIGLAVRGGAVIDGTEVLAIFLSKKFGSTIGDVIIAVNVLVFSAAAYFLSVEAALYSMITYLSASKTLDFIVEGIDEYVGVTIVSVDNEEIREMIVNNIGRGVTIYKGQRGVGKRGVQNDIDIVYTVVTRLELNKLNTEIQKIDQNAFIVMSNVKDTKGGMIKKRSVGN comes from the coding sequence ATGAATCCACTTTGGACTAACATTATTGCAAGAACCGTTCTTCGCAATAAAACAACACCGATAGAACAGTATTCGCAGTACCGCACAGCAAAAAAATTTCGCGAATTGAAAATCACCACTGTACGGTGGATAAAGGATTTCATCCTTATTCTTTTCGGTATTCTTTCTGCAACATTTGGGCTCGAAGGATTTCTTTTACCAAACGAATTTATTGACGGTGGAGTGACGGGCATTTCTTTATTGATTACAGAACTTACTTCGCTTCCGCTCTATGTTTTACTTCTCACCATAAACATTCCCTTTGTTTTTCTTGGATATCGCGTTGTAGGGTTGCAATTTGCAATTAAAACTGCGTTGGCAATTACAGGACTTGCATTGAGTGTAGCAGTGTTTTCGTTTCCCGAAGTAACTCAAGAAAAATTATTAGTAGCAGTGTTCGGAGGATTTTTTCTCGGAGCAGGAATTGGATTAGCAGTTCGTGGCGGAGCAGTGATTGATGGAACGGAAGTGCTTGCAATTTTTCTCAGCAAAAAATTTGGTTCGACCATCGGTGATGTTATTATTGCGGTGAACGTACTGGTTTTCTCTGCTGCCGCGTATTTTCTTTCGGTGGAAGCCGCATTGTATTCTATGATTACGTATCTTTCTGCATCGAAAACACTTGATTTTATTGTGGAAGGAATTGATGAATATGTCGGCGTTACCATTGTTTCTGTGGATAATGAAGAAATTCGTGAAATGATTGTGAACAACATCGGGCGCGGCGTTACGATTTACAAAGGGCAACGCGGCGTCGGAAAACGAGGAGTGCAAAACGATATTGACATCGTGTACACAGTAGTAACGCGCCTCGAATTGAATAAATTAAATACCGAAATTCAAAAAATTGACCAGAACGCTTTTATCGTTATGAGTAATGTAAAAGACACAAAAGGCGGTATGATAAAAAAACGTTCAGTAGGCAACTAA